In Micromonospora purpureochromogenes, a single window of DNA contains:
- a CDS encoding Bug family tripartite tricarboxylate transporter substrate binding protein, whose product MATRRKLLVVGVAAATALALGACGATADKNEGSSGGGDGKPATGLRLMVPNTPGGGYDTTARTAAKVMEDAKIATGVQVFNLPGAGGTVGLQRTVNEKGNGKLAMQMGLGVVGASYTSKSKATLTQTTPLAKLIEEAGAIVVPKDSPYQTIQDLVTAWKANPKGIAVGGGSSPGGPDHLLPMQLAKTVGIDPRQVNFVSYDGGGELLPAVLGGKVAFGASGFGEFLDQVEAGQIRVLAVTSEAPIDALKDVPTLKSAGIDLVFTNWRGIVAPPGISDADKKVWIDALTKMHESDEWKAELTKRGWTDAFITGDEFGTFLTEQDKAVADVLKQLGLA is encoded by the coding sequence ATGGCAACTCGGAGAAAACTGCTGGTCGTGGGCGTCGCCGCCGCCACGGCGCTGGCGCTGGGCGCGTGCGGCGCCACCGCCGACAAGAACGAGGGCTCGTCCGGCGGCGGTGACGGCAAGCCGGCCACCGGGCTGCGGCTGATGGTGCCGAACACCCCGGGCGGCGGGTACGACACCACGGCCCGTACCGCGGCCAAGGTGATGGAGGACGCCAAGATCGCCACCGGGGTGCAGGTCTTCAACCTGCCCGGCGCGGGCGGCACGGTCGGCCTCCAGCGCACCGTCAACGAGAAGGGCAACGGCAAGCTCGCCATGCAGATGGGGCTGGGCGTGGTCGGTGCCTCCTACACCTCCAAGTCCAAGGCGACGCTGACCCAGACCACCCCGCTGGCCAAGCTGATCGAGGAGGCCGGCGCCATCGTGGTGCCGAAGGACTCCCCGTACCAGACGATCCAGGATCTGGTCACCGCGTGGAAGGCCAACCCGAAGGGGATCGCCGTCGGTGGCGGCTCCTCGCCCGGCGGCCCGGACCACCTGCTGCCGATGCAGCTCGCCAAGACCGTCGGCATCGACCCCCGCCAGGTCAACTTCGTCTCGTACGACGGCGGCGGCGAGCTGCTGCCGGCCGTGCTCGGCGGCAAGGTGGCCTTCGGCGCCAGCGGCTTCGGCGAGTTCCTCGACCAAGTCGAGGCCGGCCAGATCCGGGTCCTCGCGGTGACCAGCGAGGCGCCGATCGACGCGCTCAAGGACGTGCCGACGCTCAAGTCCGCCGGCATCGACCTGGTCTTCACCAACTGGCGGGGCATCGTCGCGCCGCCCGGCATCAGTGACGCCGACAAGAAGGTCTGGATCGACGCGCTGACCAAGATGCACGAGTCGGACGAGTGGAAGGCCGAGCTGACCAAGCGTGGCTGGACCGACGCCTTCATCACCGGTGACGAGTTCGGCACCTTCCTCACCGAGCAGGACAAGGCAGTGGCCGACGTGCTCAAGCAGCTCGGGTTGGCATGA
- a CDS encoding tripartite tricarboxylate transporter TctB family protein, with amino-acid sequence MTSRPDRGGEQPPRPGAATGPAAPPVPGQPTGPDPATSGTAPAAPGPDATGTSVGAAQAAAAPEGATLPDASTGPAATPTRDRAQYAVCAFLALVGGLVIADATRIGHAISTADPIGPKPVPILLGVLLLIVAAIYAVDVARGGAGEPEAGEDIDLSSPIDWRTVLLLIGAFLVNAVLIDRLGWVISGTLLFWGSAFALGNRHYVRNLLIAVALSLITFYTFAIGLGVNLPAGVLQGIL; translated from the coding sequence ATGACCAGCCGACCGGACCGGGGCGGCGAGCAGCCGCCCCGGCCGGGCGCCGCCACCGGACCGGCCGCCCCGCCGGTGCCGGGACAGCCGACCGGTCCGGACCCGGCGACGTCGGGCACCGCGCCGGCCGCCCCCGGGCCGGACGCCACGGGTACGTCGGTCGGGGCGGCGCAGGCGGCGGCCGCGCCGGAGGGCGCCACCCTGCCCGACGCGTCGACCGGGCCGGCGGCGACGCCTACCCGCGACCGGGCCCAGTACGCGGTCTGCGCCTTCCTCGCCCTGGTCGGCGGGCTGGTCATCGCCGATGCGACCCGGATCGGGCACGCGATCAGCACGGCCGACCCGATCGGCCCGAAGCCGGTGCCGATCCTGCTCGGCGTGCTGCTGCTGATCGTCGCCGCGATCTACGCGGTGGACGTGGCCCGCGGCGGCGCCGGCGAGCCGGAGGCCGGCGAGGACATCGACCTGAGCAGCCCGATCGACTGGCGGACCGTGCTGCTGCTGATCGGCGCGTTCCTGGTCAACGCCGTGCTGATCGACCGGCTCGGCTGGGTGATCAGCGGGACGCTGCTCTTCTGGGGCTCCGCGTTCGCGCTCGGAAACCGCCACTACGTGCGCAACCTGCTGATCGCCGTCGCGCTGTCGTTGATCACCTTCTACACGTTCGCCATCGGGCTCGGGGTCAACCTGCCCGCCGGTGTGCTGCAAGGAATCCTCTGA
- a CDS encoding tripartite tricarboxylate transporter permease — protein sequence MDNFGHLLDGFANVVTPMNLLIALLGVTIGTAVGVLPGIGPAMTVALLLPVTYGLETSQALIMFAGIFYGGMYGGSTTSILLNTPGESSSVVTAIEGNKMAKAGRAAQALATAAIGSFVAGTIATLLLVVVTPPVVSFAISLGAPDFFALMLLAFVAVTAVLGASRVRGFASLLLGLVIGVIGIDQSGQQRLTLGIPQLADGIDVVVVAVGIFALGEALWIAAHLRRKAGEVIPVGQPWMGKQDWKRSWMPWLRGTALGFPFGAVPAGGAEIPTFLSYVTEKKLTKHPEEFGRGAIEGVAGPEAANNASAAGTLVPMLALGLPTNATAAVMLASFEQHGIQPGPLLFERESGLVWTLIASLFIGNLLLLVLNLPLAPAWARLLRIPRPYLYAGILFFASMGAYAVNAQPFDLFLLLALGLLGFGMRRFGLPILPLIVGVILGPRAELQGRRALQLSGGELHGLIGGWVSWLIYATVAVVLLWPLIGRFVVRPVRERLVAG from the coding sequence ATGGACAATTTCGGGCACCTGCTCGACGGGTTCGCCAATGTGGTTACCCCGATGAACCTGCTGATCGCGCTGCTCGGCGTGACCATCGGCACCGCGGTCGGCGTGCTGCCCGGCATCGGCCCGGCGATGACGGTGGCGCTGCTGCTGCCGGTCACCTACGGGCTGGAGACGAGCCAGGCGTTGATCATGTTCGCCGGCATCTTCTACGGCGGCATGTACGGCGGCTCGACCACGTCGATCCTGCTGAACACCCCCGGTGAATCGTCCTCGGTGGTGACCGCCATCGAGGGCAACAAGATGGCGAAGGCGGGCCGGGCGGCCCAGGCGCTGGCCACCGCCGCGATCGGCTCGTTCGTCGCCGGAACGATCGCCACCCTGCTGCTGGTGGTGGTCACCCCGCCGGTGGTGTCGTTCGCGATCAGCCTCGGCGCGCCCGACTTCTTCGCGCTGATGCTGCTGGCGTTCGTGGCCGTCACCGCGGTGCTCGGCGCGTCCCGGGTACGCGGCTTCGCCTCGCTGCTGCTCGGCCTGGTCATCGGCGTGATCGGGATCGACCAGAGCGGTCAGCAGCGGCTCACTCTGGGGATCCCGCAGCTCGCCGACGGCATCGACGTGGTCGTGGTGGCGGTCGGCATCTTCGCCCTCGGCGAGGCGCTCTGGATCGCCGCGCACCTGCGCCGCAAGGCCGGCGAGGTGATCCCGGTCGGCCAACCGTGGATGGGGAAGCAGGACTGGAAGCGGTCCTGGATGCCGTGGCTGCGCGGCACCGCGTTGGGTTTCCCGTTCGGCGCGGTGCCGGCCGGCGGGGCGGAGATCCCGACCTTCCTGTCGTACGTCACCGAGAAGAAGCTGACGAAGCACCCGGAGGAGTTCGGCCGCGGTGCGATCGAGGGTGTCGCCGGCCCGGAGGCCGCCAACAACGCCTCCGCCGCCGGCACGCTGGTGCCGATGCTGGCGCTCGGCCTGCCCACCAACGCCACCGCCGCGGTGATGCTGGCCTCCTTCGAGCAGCACGGGATCCAGCCCGGCCCGCTGCTCTTCGAGCGGGAGTCCGGCCTGGTCTGGACCCTGATCGCCAGCCTCTTCATCGGCAACCTGCTGTTGCTGGTGCTCAACCTGCCGCTCGCCCCCGCCTGGGCGCGGCTGCTCCGGATTCCCCGTCCGTACCTCTACGCCGGGATCCTCTTCTTCGCCTCGATGGGCGCGTACGCGGTCAACGCCCAGCCGTTCGACCTGTTCCTGCTGCTGGCCCTGGGCCTGCTCGGCTTCGGCATGCGCCGCTTCGGGCTGCCGATCCTGCCGCTGATCGTCGGAGTGATCCTCGGCCCGCGCGCCGAGTTGCAGGGCCGGCGGGCGTTGCAGCTCTCCGGCGGCGAGCTGCACGGCCTGATCGGCGGCTGGGTGTCCTGGCTGATCTACGCCACCGTCGCCGTGGTGCTGCTCTGGCCGCTGATCGGGCGGTTCGTGGTTCGACCTGTTCGGGAGAGGCTGGTGGCCGGATGA
- a CDS encoding universal stress protein, protein MTILVGYVPSALGEAALRAAVEQARFRDEPVLVVNTSRGDAYVDPRFAQEGDLARVVRELTADGVPHTIRQLIRGRDAAEEIAEIAEAEEISLVVIGIRHRTPVGKLIMGSTAQEILLRVPCPVLAVKAD, encoded by the coding sequence ATGACCATCCTGGTGGGGTACGTCCCCTCGGCCCTGGGTGAGGCGGCCCTGCGGGCCGCCGTGGAGCAGGCCCGGTTCCGCGACGAGCCGGTGCTGGTGGTGAACACCTCGCGCGGCGACGCGTACGTCGACCCGCGCTTCGCCCAGGAGGGCGACCTGGCCCGGGTGGTCCGCGAGCTGACCGCCGACGGGGTGCCGCACACCATCCGGCAGCTGATCCGGGGCCGGGACGCGGCCGAGGAGATCGCCGAGATCGCCGAGGCGGAGGAGATCTCGCTGGTGGTGATCGGCATCCGGCACCGGACCCCGGTGGGCAAGCTGATCATGGGGTCGACCGCGCAGGAGATCCTGCTCCGGGTGCCCTGCCCGGTGCTCGCCGTCAAGGCCGACTGA
- a CDS encoding MFS transporter translates to MRTQTGLLLAHTIVVQAVTFMLRPASAYRALDLDVPAAWLGVLGASFAVVPLVLAVPSGHAVDRFGERRIVLAGSGLLAAAGACFVLFADSVAGLVVASMVLGTGHLCAVVGQQALVANRTSADRYDAAFGYYTFAASLGQALGPGLIVVFGGDRPIPDTGAIFLGATALTLPLLVAAAFLRPSAHHRQAAGPAAGGLAGLLRQPGLVRALAVSCVVLAAVDITLVYLPALGAERGIAAGSIGVLLGLRAVASMASRLLLGRLVAAVGRRRLLVGTVALSAAGVGLLLPPLPLWAMAVVVTVSGLGLGAGQPLTMSFLAESAPPGLRGRAMSLRLTGNRLGQVVIPSAAGALAAGAGAAGVLACTAAGLAGAAAAATGLHQGPPPDPTTRPEREEPC, encoded by the coding sequence GTGCGTACCCAGACGGGCCTGCTGCTCGCGCACACCATCGTTGTGCAGGCGGTCACCTTCATGCTGCGCCCGGCGTCCGCGTACCGGGCGCTGGACCTGGACGTGCCGGCGGCCTGGCTCGGCGTGCTCGGGGCCAGCTTCGCCGTCGTGCCGCTGGTGCTGGCGGTCCCCTCCGGCCACGCGGTCGACCGGTTCGGCGAACGCCGCATCGTGCTGGCCGGGTCGGGCCTGCTCGCCGCCGCCGGGGCCTGCTTCGTGCTCTTCGCCGATTCGGTCGCCGGCCTGGTCGTGGCCAGCATGGTGCTCGGCACCGGCCACCTCTGCGCGGTGGTGGGCCAGCAGGCGCTGGTCGCCAACCGCACCTCGGCGGACCGGTACGACGCGGCCTTCGGTTACTACACCTTCGCCGCCTCGCTCGGCCAGGCGTTGGGACCCGGCCTGATCGTGGTCTTCGGCGGGGACCGCCCGATCCCGGACACCGGGGCGATCTTCCTCGGCGCCACCGCGCTCACCCTGCCCCTGCTGGTCGCCGCCGCGTTCCTGCGCCCCTCGGCGCACCACCGGCAGGCGGCGGGTCCGGCCGCCGGTGGACTGGCCGGCCTGCTCCGCCAACCCGGACTGGTGCGCGCCCTCGCGGTCAGCTGCGTCGTCCTGGCGGCGGTCGACATCACCCTGGTCTACCTGCCCGCCCTCGGTGCCGAGCGGGGCATCGCCGCCGGTTCGATCGGCGTACTGCTGGGGTTGCGGGCGGTCGCGTCGATGGCCTCGCGGCTGTTGCTGGGCCGGCTGGTCGCCGCCGTCGGCCGGCGCCGGCTGCTGGTCGGCACCGTCGCCCTCTCCGCCGCCGGCGTCGGGCTGCTGCTGCCGCCCCTGCCGCTCTGGGCGATGGCGGTGGTGGTCACGGTCTCCGGGCTGGGCCTGGGCGCCGGGCAACCGCTGACCATGTCGTTCCTGGCCGAGTCCGCCCCGCCCGGGTTGCGCGGCCGGGCGATGTCCCTGCGCCTCACCGGCAACCGGCTCGGCCAGGTGGTCATCCCGAGCGCCGCGGGAGCGCTCGCCGCCGGCGCCGGGGCGGCGGGCGTGCTCGCCTGCACCGCCGCCGGCCTGGCCGGCGCGGCCGCCGCCGCGACCGGACTGCACCAGGGCCCGCCTCCCGATCCGACGACCCGACCAGAGAGGGAAGAACCATGCTGA
- the rraA gene encoding ribonuclease E activity regulator RraA, protein MLTPTADLYDRYGDVLGSCDTQLRQFGAARAFAGPAVTVRCFEDNALLKSIVAEPGEGRVLVVDGGGSVHTALMGDLIAGTAAANGWAGVVINGAVRDVTALAALPIGIKALGANPRKSAKAGAGERDVPVSFGNCVFTPGAEVHSDDDGVVVLPVEARE, encoded by the coding sequence ATGCTGACTCCGACCGCCGACCTCTACGACCGGTACGGCGACGTGCTCGGCTCGTGCGACACCCAGCTACGCCAGTTCGGCGCCGCCCGCGCCTTCGCCGGGCCGGCCGTCACGGTGCGCTGCTTCGAGGACAACGCCCTGCTCAAGTCGATCGTCGCCGAGCCGGGGGAGGGCCGGGTGCTGGTGGTGGACGGCGGCGGGTCGGTGCACACCGCCCTGATGGGCGACCTCATCGCCGGCACCGCGGCGGCGAATGGCTGGGCGGGAGTGGTGATCAACGGCGCGGTCCGGGACGTCACCGCCCTGGCCGCCCTGCCGATCGGCATCAAGGCGCTCGGCGCCAACCCGCGCAAGAGCGCGAAGGCGGGAGCCGGCGAGCGGGACGTGCCGGTGTCGTTCGGCAACTGCGTCTTCACGCCCGGAGCCGAGGTGCACAGCGACGACGACGGCGTGGTCGTCCTGCCGGTCGAGGCGCGGGAGTAG
- a CDS encoding Ppx/GppA phosphatase family protein — translation MRLGVLDVGSNTVHLLVVDAHHGAHPWPAHSEKVVLRLAEQIGPDGALTEEGADGLVKAVSMARTAAAGLAADDLLAFATSAVRDATNAAEVLARVRDETGVRLEVLSGADEARMTFLAVRRWFGWSAGRLLVMDIGGGSLELAAGIDEDPDVAVSLPLGAGRLSRERLRVDPAGQVPPSAEAVEELREYVDGLLDPVVEKLAGVGWERPVATSKTFRMLARLAGAAPSAAGLWARRSLTRTGLQQVLGFIRHIPPAQLAELEGVSAGRAHQLLAGAVVAEAVLRRLDVPALDICPWALREGVILRRLDQLEPM, via the coding sequence ATGCGACTGGGTGTCCTCGACGTCGGTTCCAACACGGTGCACCTGCTGGTGGTCGACGCCCACCACGGGGCGCACCCCTGGCCGGCCCACTCGGAGAAGGTGGTGCTCCGGCTGGCCGAGCAGATCGGCCCGGACGGGGCGTTGACCGAGGAGGGCGCCGACGGGCTGGTCAAGGCGGTCAGCATGGCGCGTACCGCCGCCGCCGGGCTGGCCGCCGACGACCTGCTCGCCTTCGCCACCTCCGCGGTGCGCGACGCCACCAACGCCGCCGAGGTGCTGGCCCGGGTCCGCGACGAGACCGGCGTACGGCTGGAGGTGCTCTCCGGCGCGGACGAGGCGCGGATGACCTTCCTGGCGGTGCGGCGGTGGTTCGGCTGGTCGGCTGGTCGGCTGCTGGTGATGGACATCGGCGGCGGCTCGCTGGAGCTGGCGGCCGGCATCGACGAGGATCCGGACGTCGCGGTCTCCCTGCCGCTCGGGGCCGGGCGGTTGAGCCGGGAGCGGCTGCGGGTGGACCCGGCCGGGCAGGTGCCGCCGTCCGCCGAGGCCGTGGAGGAGCTGCGGGAGTACGTCGACGGGCTGCTCGACCCGGTGGTGGAGAAGCTCGCCGGGGTGGGCTGGGAGCGCCCCGTCGCCACCTCCAAGACCTTCCGGATGCTGGCCCGGCTGGCCGGCGCGGCGCCGTCCGCGGCCGGGCTCTGGGCCCGGCGCAGCCTCACCCGCACCGGGCTGCAGCAGGTGCTCGGCTTCATCCGGCACATCCCGCCGGCCCAGCTGGCCGAGCTGGAGGGGGTCAGCGCGGGGCGGGCGCACCAACTGCTCGCCGGTGCGGTGGTGGCCGAGGCGGTGCTGCGTCGCCTGGACGTCCCGGCGCTGGACATCTGCCCGTGGGCGCTGCGTGAGGGCGTCATCCTCCGCCGGTTGGATCAGCTCGAACCGATGTGA
- a CDS encoding sugar phosphate isomerase/epimerase family protein, which produces MTSRVPVLLSSSSVFPERTAAAFQLAAALGYDGVEVMVWTDAVSQDAGALRGLSEHYGVPVLSVHAPCLLVTQRVWSPDPWERLRRSAELAATLGAPVVVVHPPFTWQRDYARNFAEGLAAIAGEYPDLRFPVENMYPVRMAGRQFVPYVPGWDPTEAGYASYTLDLSHCAASHTDSLAMADRMGDRLAHVHLGDGTGEGRDEHLVPGRGSQPCAELLRSLAGRGFTGSVAVEVTTRGAKSRADREADLREALAFARAHLTAPSPVDA; this is translated from the coding sequence GTGACTTCCCGCGTCCCCGTGCTCCTGTCCAGTTCCTCGGTCTTCCCTGAGCGGACCGCGGCGGCGTTCCAGCTTGCCGCGGCGCTCGGCTACGACGGCGTCGAGGTGATGGTCTGGACCGACGCCGTGAGCCAGGACGCCGGCGCGCTGCGCGGCCTCTCCGAGCACTACGGCGTGCCGGTCCTGTCGGTGCACGCGCCGTGCCTGCTGGTGACCCAGCGGGTGTGGAGCCCCGACCCCTGGGAGCGGCTGCGCCGCTCGGCCGAGCTGGCCGCCACCCTGGGCGCGCCGGTCGTGGTGGTGCACCCGCCGTTCACCTGGCAGCGGGACTACGCCCGCAACTTCGCCGAGGGGCTCGCCGCGATCGCCGGCGAGTACCCGGACCTGCGCTTCCCGGTGGAGAACATGTACCCGGTGCGGATGGCCGGCCGGCAGTTCGTGCCGTACGTGCCGGGCTGGGACCCGACCGAGGCCGGGTACGCCTCGTACACCCTCGACCTGTCGCACTGCGCCGCCTCGCACACCGACTCGCTGGCGATGGCCGACCGGATGGGCGACCGGCTGGCGCACGTGCACCTCGGCGACGGCACCGGCGAGGGGCGCGACGAGCACCTGGTGCCCGGGCGCGGCAGCCAGCCCTGCGCCGAGCTGCTGCGCTCACTCGCCGGCCGGGGGTTCACCGGCTCGGTGGCCGTCGAGGTCACCACCCGGGGCGCGAAGAGCCGCGCCGACCGTGAGGCCGACCTCCGCGAGGCCCTCGCCTTCGCCCGCGCCCACCTCACCGCCCCCTCCCCGGTAGACGCCTGA
- a CDS encoding CGNR zinc finger domain-containing protein yields MNFDAYARTGVDLVNARLDDLDDLRAIFPDDNAWMRDEVAERDLVIFRRAQKRLRDVFEFGTSGRDVQAVAELNALLEAFPVQPRISGHDSSDWHMHVTSRGASVSAEYLAGAVWGLSVWLCEYGSARFGVCADERCGNVYLDTSSNCCRRFCSERCATRSHVAAHRARKRAAVGEQQLPVPTQADSLTPVP; encoded by the coding sequence GTGAACTTCGACGCGTACGCCCGGACCGGCGTTGACCTCGTCAACGCCCGCCTGGACGACCTCGACGACCTGCGGGCCATCTTCCCGGACGACAACGCGTGGATGCGCGACGAGGTCGCCGAACGGGACCTGGTCATCTTCCGGCGGGCGCAGAAGCGTCTGCGCGACGTGTTCGAGTTCGGCACCTCCGGGCGGGACGTCCAGGCGGTGGCCGAGCTGAACGCCCTGCTGGAGGCGTTCCCCGTGCAGCCGCGGATCTCCGGGCACGACTCCAGCGACTGGCACATGCACGTGACCAGCCGGGGCGCGTCGGTCAGCGCGGAGTACCTGGCCGGCGCGGTCTGGGGCCTGTCGGTCTGGCTCTGCGAGTACGGCAGCGCCCGGTTCGGGGTCTGCGCCGACGAGCGCTGCGGCAACGTCTACCTGGACACCTCGTCCAACTGCTGTCGCCGGTTCTGCTCGGAGCGCTGCGCCACCCGCTCCCACGTGGCCGCCCACCGCGCCCGCAAGCGTGCCGCCGTCGGCGAGCAGCAACTCCCCGTCCCCACCCAGGCCGACTCCCTGACCCCCGTCCCCTGA
- a CDS encoding glutathionylspermidine synthase family protein, giving the protein MRREAATPRPDWDATIREQGLVYVDTELPDGGTMSYWDETAAYAFDLAEVLRLEEATEELHRMSVAAAEHVVARGRYAEFGIPAWAAEAVARSLRERPPTLYGRFDLAYDGSWPPKLLEYNADTPTALVEASIIQWYWLEQTHPDADQWNSLHERLVGAWAKIGAGLHDRRVHVTWSNEEESGEDQITAGYLAETARQAGLDVTLLPIQHVGWDGRRFVDADDRPLTTCFKLYPWEWMLAEPYGPAALEPGTPTTWIEPAWKLLLSNKALLAVLWELYPGHEYLLPAYLDSPRGMPEYVAKPLLGREGAAVRIVTGDTEITNPGDYGDEGFCYQEFRALPDFAGNRTVLGSWIVDGESAGLGVRESESLITDGYARFLPHYIDAPRAP; this is encoded by the coding sequence GTGCGGCGCGAGGCGGCCACCCCCCGCCCGGACTGGGACGCCACCATCCGCGAGCAGGGCCTGGTGTACGTCGACACCGAGCTGCCCGACGGCGGGACCATGTCGTACTGGGACGAGACGGCGGCGTACGCCTTCGACCTGGCCGAGGTGCTGCGGCTGGAGGAGGCCACCGAGGAGCTGCACCGGATGTCGGTGGCCGCGGCCGAGCACGTCGTCGCCCGTGGCCGGTACGCCGAGTTCGGCATCCCGGCCTGGGCCGCCGAGGCGGTCGCCCGGTCGCTGCGCGAGCGGCCGCCGACCCTCTACGGCCGCTTCGACCTCGCCTACGACGGCAGCTGGCCGCCGAAGCTGCTGGAGTACAACGCCGACACCCCCACCGCGCTGGTCGAGGCGAGCATCATCCAGTGGTACTGGCTGGAGCAGACGCACCCGGACGCCGACCAGTGGAACAGCCTGCACGAACGGCTGGTGGGCGCCTGGGCCAAAATCGGTGCCGGCCTGCACGACCGGCGGGTGCACGTGACCTGGTCGAACGAGGAGGAGTCGGGCGAGGACCAGATCACCGCCGGGTACCTGGCCGAGACCGCCCGCCAGGCCGGGCTGGACGTGACGCTGCTGCCGATCCAGCACGTCGGCTGGGACGGCCGGCGCTTCGTCGACGCCGACGACCGACCGCTGACCACCTGCTTCAAGCTCTACCCGTGGGAGTGGATGCTGGCCGAGCCGTACGGGCCGGCGGCGCTGGAGCCAGGCACCCCGACCACCTGGATCGAGCCGGCCTGGAAGCTGCTGCTGTCCAACAAGGCGCTGCTCGCCGTGCTCTGGGAGCTGTACCCGGGGCACGAGTACCTGCTGCCGGCGTACCTGGACTCACCGCGCGGGATGCCGGAGTACGTGGCGAAGCCGCTGCTCGGCCGGGAGGGGGCCGCGGTGCGGATCGTCACCGGCGACACCGAGATCACCAATCCGGGCGACTACGGCGACGAGGGCTTCTGCTACCAGGAGTTCCGGGCCCTGCCGGACTTCGCCGGCAACCGGACGGTGCTGGGGAGCTGGATCGTCGACGGCGAGTCGGCCGGGCTCGGTGTCCGGGAGAGCGAGAGTCTCATCACGGACGGTTACGCGCGGTTCCTGCCGCACTACATCGACGCGCCGCGCGCCCCGTGA
- a CDS encoding proline dehydrogenase family protein codes for MLRSVILAASRSSQVERLIATAPFTRDVVRRFVAGAGTDDALRATRELVADGLAVTIDNLGEDTVTPEQANATRDEYLKLLKALSAAGLTPPAEVSVKLSALGQKFDEQLSYDNARAICLAADEAGTTVTLDMEDHTTTDSTLSVLARLRKDFPATGAVLQAYLRRTESDCRELAGAGSRVRLCKGAYKEPESVAYQSAREVDKSYVRCLNVLMSGDGYPMLATHDPRLIAIGEDRARWFDRGPDRFEFQMLYGIRPEEQARLVGEGYTVRTYLPYGEDWYGYLMRRLAERPANLMFFGRALVSKK; via the coding sequence ATGCTCCGTTCCGTCATCCTCGCCGCCTCCCGGTCATCCCAGGTCGAGCGGCTCATCGCGACGGCCCCGTTCACCCGGGACGTCGTCCGCCGGTTCGTCGCCGGCGCCGGCACCGACGACGCGTTGCGCGCGACCCGCGAACTCGTCGCCGACGGCCTCGCGGTCACCATCGACAACCTCGGCGAGGACACCGTCACTCCCGAGCAGGCCAACGCCACCCGCGACGAGTACCTCAAGCTGCTGAAGGCGCTCTCCGCCGCCGGGCTCACCCCGCCCGCCGAGGTCAGCGTGAAGCTCTCCGCGCTCGGGCAGAAGTTCGACGAGCAGCTCTCCTACGACAACGCGCGGGCCATCTGCCTGGCGGCCGACGAGGCGGGCACCACGGTCACCCTCGACATGGAGGACCACACCACCACCGACTCGACCCTGAGCGTCCTGGCCAGGCTGCGCAAGGACTTCCCGGCGACCGGCGCCGTGCTCCAGGCGTACCTGCGGCGCACCGAGTCGGACTGCCGCGAGCTGGCCGGCGCCGGGTCCCGGGTACGGCTCTGCAAGGGCGCGTACAAGGAGCCGGAGTCGGTGGCGTACCAGTCGGCCCGTGAGGTGGACAAGTCCTACGTCCGCTGCCTGAACGTGCTCATGTCCGGGGACGGCTACCCGATGCTGGCCACCCACGACCCGCGCCTGATCGCCATCGGCGAGGACCGGGCGCGCTGGTTCGACCGCGGCCCGGACCGGTTCGAGTTCCAGATGCTGTACGGCATCCGGCCGGAGGAGCAGGCCCGGCTGGTCGGCGAGGGCTACACCGTGCGGACCTACCTGCCGTACGGCGAGGACTGGTACGGCTACCTGATGCGCCGGCTCGCCGAGCGCCCCGCGAACCTGATGTTCTTCGGCCGGGCCCTGGTCTCCAAGAAGTGA
- a CDS encoding alpha/beta fold hydrolase, with the protein MSISQMERDGGTIAYEVHGEGSLVVLAHGMGENRRSFRHLIPLLVEAGYRVASVDVRGHGDSSAHWPSYAPAEVGSDLLAVVRTLGGPATLVGSSSSAAAVVFAAGDAPELVNGIVQIGAFVAQPRPNPAMRLAQAAVLRSPRLFGMFHRTLFPGDRPADDAAYRKELVAGLRGRMAAVRGVVAPVAPHWTARAADVRQPVLVLMGAKDPDFADPGGEARAARRLFATAEARMIADSGHYPHADQPAATAAQLVEFLAVTTGA; encoded by the coding sequence ATGAGCATTAGCCAGATGGAGCGGGACGGCGGCACCATCGCGTACGAGGTGCACGGCGAGGGTTCGCTGGTGGTCCTCGCGCACGGCATGGGCGAGAACCGGCGATCCTTCCGCCACCTGATCCCGCTCCTGGTCGAGGCCGGCTACCGGGTGGCCTCGGTGGACGTCCGGGGGCACGGCGACTCCAGCGCCCACTGGCCGTCGTACGCCCCGGCCGAGGTCGGCTCCGACCTGCTGGCCGTGGTGCGTACCCTCGGCGGCCCGGCCACCCTGGTCGGCAGCTCGTCCAGCGCGGCGGCCGTCGTCTTCGCCGCCGGAGACGCGCCCGAGCTGGTCAACGGCATCGTGCAGATCGGCGCGTTCGTCGCCCAGCCCAGGCCCAACCCGGCGATGCGGCTCGCCCAGGCGGCGGTGCTGCGCAGTCCCCGGTTGTTCGGCATGTTCCACCGGACGCTCTTCCCCGGTGACCGGCCCGCGGACGACGCCGCGTACCGCAAGGAGCTGGTCGCCGGCCTGCGCGGCCGGATGGCGGCGGTCCGCGGTGTGGTCGCGCCGGTCGCCCCGCACTGGACGGCCCGGGCGGCCGACGTGCGGCAGCCGGTGCTGGTGCTGATGGGCGCGAAGGACCCCGACTTCGCCGACCCGGGGGGCGAGGCCCGGGCCGCCCGCCGCCTCTTCGCCACCGCCGAAGCCCGCATGATCGCCGACTCCGGCCACTACCCGCACGCCGACCAGCCGGCGGCCACGGCTGCCCAGCTCGTCGAGTTCCTGGCGGTGACCACGGGTGCCTAG